The Streptomyces sp. GSL17-111 region GCCGTAGCACGCTGGGCGTCCGCGTGAACTGCCCGGAGTTGATGTACCAGACGCCCGCCCCCACCCCGACGACGAGCAGCAGCACCAGGCCCACGAGCAGCCCGGGGGAGCGGCGCCCGCCTCCGCGCGGGGCCGTCGCGCGGCGATGCGGCCCCGCAGGGGGCTCCTCCTCCTCCTCCAGACGCGGCAGCAGCGGGGCCGAGGGCAGGACGCTCGTGTGCTCGGCGGCGTCGGCCCGCGCACCGCCCCGTCGTCCGCCCCGTCGTCCGACCCGGGGCAGCACCGTCGTGGCCCGGTCGCCCCCGCCGTCGTCGGCACGGGCCTGCGGCGGGACGAGGTCCAGGTCGGCCACGGTCAGCCCGGCCCGGACGGCCCGCAGCTCGGCCAGCATCACGGCGGCGTCCGCCGGGCGCGCCGAGGCGTCGCGTGCCGTGCCGCGCGCCACCAGGGCGTCGAGCGGGCGCGCCAGCCCCGGCACGGCGTCGGACGGCGGCGGCACGTCCTCCCGCAGATGCTGGTAGAGCACCTGCGCCGGGGTGGTCCCCGTGTGCGGCTTGCGTCCGGTCAGCATCTCGTAGAGCATCACGCCGCACGCGTAGACGTCGGCACTGGTGTCCGTGATCCCGTGCTCGATGTGCTCGGGGGAGAGGTAGGAGACCGTGCCCATCACCGACGTCGTCGACAGGGCCGTCTGCGCGTCCACGGCCCGCACGAGGCCGAAGTCCGCGACCTTCACCCGGCCGTCGTCGCCGATCAGCACGTTCTCCGGCTTCACGTCCCGGTGCACGAGCCCGGCCCGGTGGGCGGCGCCCAGCGCGGCCAGTATCGGCTCCAGGATGTCCAGCGCGGCCCGCGGCTGGAGCGCCCCGCGCCGCACGAGGACGTCCCGCAGAGTGCATCCGGCGACGTACTCCATCGCCAGGTACACGTACGAGCCGTCCATGCCCTGGTCGAAGACGCCCACGACGTTGGGGTGGTCGAGGCGGGCGACGGCCCTGGCCTCGCGGATGAACCGCTCGACGAAACTGCCGTCGTGCGCCAGGGACGGGTGCATCACCTTCAGGGCGAGGACCCGGTCCAGCCGGGTGTCCACCGCCCGGTAGACCGTCGCCATGCCGCCGGCCGCGATCCGCGCCTCGACGCGGTACCGCCCGTCCAGCACGTGCCCGATCATCGGGTCCTGAAGGGTCGCATCCACACGGGGATTCTACGAGCCGCCACGGACGCCGTGTGCGGACCGCCAGGCCCCGCGCCGCACTGCAGCGGAACGGTGACGAACCCGCACCCTCCCCGTGCCGTCGGCTCCCGGCCCCCTCCCCACCGGCCCGCCGCGCCCGCCGGGGCGGGACGTCAGACGTCGGCGGCGGGCGCCTCGTCGGCAGGCTCCGTCGTGTACTCGTCGTCCGACGGGAAGGCGATCGACGGGTCCGACTCCAGGTCGAGTGCCCGGCGCAGCGAGACTTCGGTCTCCAGGTCCAGAGCGGCGAACGCGGCGTCGTAGGCGTCCTCGTAGGCGGCGGCGTCCGCGGCACCCGACGCGTCCTCCCAGAGCGCCGCCGCCGCGCGTATCTCCTCGACGAGCCCGGCCGCCGGTTTCCGCGCCGCGTCCTCCCAGTCGTGCCCGTGCAACACGTCCGCCTCGTAGGTGAGCGTCCCGGAGAGGTCCTCCGCCCACTGCCGCTGCGCGTCGAGGTCCTCGAAGGCCGGCTGCTCCCCGTAGGCCGCGTCGACGTGGCCGATGCGCGTCAGGAAGAAGACCTGCTCCTCGTCGAGCATGCTCGCGTCGACCCGCAGCGAGCCCTCCAGCGCCCGCTCCTCGTGGGCGTACGAGCAGATGACCCCCCGGTCGCCGTTCGCCCACGTGAGGGACGTCGGCTGCAGGTGGTAGGGGAAGACGTCGAACGGCACGGTCCAGCTGTCGAGGATGTAGTCGTCGACGCGCTGCTCGCAGTGCTCACCGACCCACTCGGCGACCGCGTCGTCACCCGGCCAGGGGCCCTCGTCCATGCTCAGGACGGCGTAGGCCTCGGCCTGGTGCGGCTCGTCGCACGGAACGAGCCCTGCGGAGCCGTGCTCGGTCTCCTCCTCCGAGGAGAGGGTGCCCAGGTTGAAGCAGTCACCCGGCTCGATGGTGGCCGGGTCGATGCGGGTGGGGGCGGTGGTCCCGGCCGCGCGGCCGTCCTCGTCCGGCTCCTCCCCGGCGATCACGGCCAGCACCACGGACACGGCGATGATCACCAACGACACGGCCGAGACGACCACGCCGGCCACGGCCATGCCCTTGCCGCTCTCGTGGCGCCGACGGAGCTGGACGAGGGCGATGACGCCCAGGACCAGGCCCACCGGCGGCAGGCAGGTGAGCGCGCACACCAGGGACGCGACCGCCAGGCCGTTCGTCGGGCGGGGCGGCGCGTACGGGCTCCCGCCGTACGCCGGACCGAACGGGGGGTGGTGACTCATGCAGCAGGCGTCCTTCGGCGATCATCGAACGGGGGTCGCCGGATCGTACGTCAGTGCGTGAACGCGGGCCGCTCCGGGTCCAGGTCGGCGACGCCGTCCGCCGGGGACGACGCCTGGGCGAAGTGCCGGCGCGGGATGCGTCCCGCGCGGCGGGCCAGGCGTCCCGCCTCCACCGCGTGCCGCATGGCGGCGGCCATGAGCACCGGCTCCTGCGCCCGCGTGACGGCCGAGGCGAGCATCACCGCCGCGCAGCCCAGCTCCATCGCGAGCGCGACGTCGGACGCCGTCCCGGCCCCGGCGTCCAGGACGACGGGGACGCCCGCGCGTTCGGTGATGAGCTGGAAGTTGTGCGGGTTGCGGATGCCGAGGCCCGAGCCGATGGGTGAGCCCAGCGGCATGATCGCCGCGCACCCCACGTCCTCGAGCCTGCGGGCGAGCACGGGGTCGTCGTTGGTGTAGGGGAGCACGGTGAACCCGTCGTCGACGAGGGTCTCGGCCGCGTCCAGCGTCTCCACCGGGTCGGGCAGCAGGGTGCGTTCGTCCGCGATGACCTCCAGCTTCACCAGCTCCGTGCCCAGGGCCTCGCGGGCCAGCCGGGCCGTCAGGACGGCCTCGCCCGCCGTGAAGCAGCCGGCGGTGTTGGGCAGGACGCGGATGCCGAGGCGGTCGAGCACGGAGAGCACCGAGCCGTGCACCGAGGCGTCCACGCGGCGCATCGCCACGGTGGTCAGCTCGGTGCCGGAGGCGATGAGGGCACGCTCCATGGTCTCCAGGCTCGGCGCGCCGCCGGTGCCCATGATGAGCCGGGAGGAGAGGGTGAGGTCGCCGATCCTCAGCGGGTCGTCGGCCGCGCGCACCGTCGGGGTGTCCGTCGTCATGGGTCAGCCTCCTTGGACTGCGGTCAGGACCTCCACCCGGTCGCCCTCGGCGAGCGCGGTGGTGGCCCAGCGGCCCCGCGGCACGACCGTCTCGTTGACGGCGGCGGCGACGCCGGAGGGGGCGGTGGTCAGCGTCGCGACGAGGGCGTCGAGGGTGGTCCCGGCCGCCTCCGAGCGCTCCTCGCCGTTGACGCGGATCGTCATCCGGCTCATACGGGCAGCTCCTGTCGGGGCGGGACGGCGGACGCGGCGTCGCCGGAGCGGAAGCGCAGCGGGCTGAAGGGGCGGGCGACGTCCGGCAGCACGCCCGTGGCCAGCGACGCGGCCAGGGCGTCACCGGTGACGGGCGTCAGCAGGACGCCGTTGCGGTAGTGGCCGGTGGCCAGCTGGAGGCCCGGCAGCGCGCTCGGACCCAGCACCGGCGCGTTGTCCGGGGAGCACGGGCGCAGCCCGGCACGCGTCTCCACGAGTGGCAGCTCCGTCAGACCGGGGACCAGCTCATGGGCGTCGCGCAGCAGCTCGTAGACGCCGCCGGCCGTGACGGTCGTGTCCCAGCCCAGCTCCTCGCTCGTGGCCCCGATGACCAGCTCGCCGTCCGCGCGCGGCACCAGGTACACCTGCCCGCCCCGCACCACGGCCCGCACGGTGCGGGAGAGGAAGGGCGGCCCCGGCGCCTCGGGCATGCGCAGCCGCAGCACCTGGCCCTTGACGGGCCGCACCGGCGGCAGGACGCCGTCGGGCACCCCGGCGAGGCGGCCGCTCTCGCTGCCCCCGGCCAGCACGACGGTGTCGCCGCCCAGCTCGGTGCCGTCGTCGAGGGCCACGCCCACCGCGCGACCCCCGGCGTCCCCGGCGAGCAGCAGCCGCTCGGCCCGCGCCCGCCGGAAGGTGACGCCCGCCCGCCCACCGGCGGTCAGCAGGGCGTCGGCCAGCCGCCGGGGGTCCACCTGGTGGTCGCCGTCGACGCGCAGGCCGCCGCGCACGCCCGGCGCGAGCATCGGCTCCAGCCGCCGGCACTCCCGCCCGGTGAGCCAGCGCGCGTCCAGCCCGCAGCGCTGCTGGAGGGCGTGCAGGTCCCGCAGGTGGGCCCGGTCGTCGGCGTCGAGCGCGACGGCGAGGGTGCCGCAGGCGCGGTAGCCGACGTCCTGCCCGGTCGCCTCGGTCAGTTCGGCGGCGAAGTCCGCGTAGCCCTCGGCCGAGGCCAGGTTGAGGGCCAGCAACCGCTCTTCGCCGAAGTGCAGTTCGGTCACCGCCGCCAGCATGCCGGCGGCCACCCGGGCCGCGCCGCCGCCCGGCGCCGGGTCCACGACCGTGACCCGCATCCCGCGCTGCGCCGCCCGCCAGGCCGTCACCAGGCCGATCACGCCGCCGCCCACCATCACCACGTGCATGGGTTCCAGCTCCTCCCTTCGCCGGCATGACCCGGATCAGGTTCGTACGGTCGGAGGCCGTCCGCCTCCCTCTCAGCCCGGTGCGCCGGGCTCCCGCGTGTGCGTTGCGCGGACCACCCTACTGCGGTGCCCGGTCGCCCCGCAGCGGGCGCCGTGCCCCGGAGCCGGACGTGAGCCGGAGGCGAGCCGAGGCCCAGGGACGTACGAGCCGTCCCTGTGAGCGTCGCCGCCATGAAGATCTGCGTGTTCCTCTCCGCCGCCGACCTCGACGAGCGGTACACGGCTCCGGCGCGGGAGTTCGCCGAGCTGCTCGGGCAGGGCGGTCACACGCTGGTGTGGGGCGGTTCCGACGTCGGGCTGATGAAGGTCGTCGCCGACGGCGTGGAGCGGGCGGGCGGCACGCTGTGCGGGGTCTCCGTCGAGTTCCTCGCCCATGTCGCCCGGCCCGGGGTGGCGGACATGGTGATCGCCGAGGACCTCGGCGCGCGCAAGGCCCTGCTGCTGGAGCAGGCCGACGCGATCGTCGTGCTCGTCGGCGGCACGGGCACGCTGGACGAGATGACCGACCTGCTGGAGCTGCGGAGGCACGGACTGACCCGCAAGCCGCTGGTGGTGCTGAACACGGCCGGCTACTACGACGGCCTCAGGGCCCAGCTGGAGAGGATGGAGGCCGAGGGCTTCCTGTCCGTCCCGCTCGCGGAGCTGGTCCTCTTCGCGGAGACCGGCCGGCAGGCGCTCGACCACGTGGCGGAGCGGCTGCGGGCCGAGGAGCGGATGCGCGGCCTCCGGCGCGGGAGTGGCGGTGGTGGCCGCCCGGCGCGGGTGTGACGGGTCACGCGGAAGGCCGGTGCAGGGCCGGACTGCGCGCGTAGACCGAGGTCTACAGTGATCGTGTGACCTCACCACACGAGCAGCGCAGACCGGGCCGGCCAGGCCCTCAGGGCGCGGAACGCGTCGTCATCGTCGGCGCCGGGATGGCCGGTGTCCAGACGGCGGTGCAGCTCCGCGAGCTGGGCTGGTCCGGCTCCGTCACCCTGCTCGGCGCCGAGCGGCACCGGCCCTACGACCGGCCGCCGCTGTCCAAGGCCGTGCTCAGCGGCAAGGCGGAGGGGTCCGCCTTCGACGTGGACTTCGACGCCCTCGGGGTCCGGCTGGAGCTGGACCGCCGCGTCACGGGCCTGCGTCCGGACGCCCACGAGGTCGACACCGCCCGGGGGCCGGTGCCCTACGACCGGCTGGTCGTCGCCACCGGCGCGGAGCCCGTGCCGCTGCCCGGCGGTGCGGACGTGCCGGGCGTGCACCTGCTGCGCACGCTGGACGACGTCGAGCTGCTGCGGCCGGTGCTGGGCGGCCGGCGGCGCGTCGTGATCGTCGGCGCGGGCTGGATCGGGGCGGAGTTCGCCACGGCGGCGCGGGAGGCCGGGTGCCCGGTCACCGTCGTCGAGGCCGCCGGGCAGCCGCTGTCCGGCGCGCTGCCCGCCGACATCGCCGCCCGGATGCGGGGCTGGTACGCGGAGAGCGGTGCGGAGCTGATCACCGGTGTCCCGGTGGCCCGAGTCCGGGCCGAGCCCGACCGCAAGGTGGAGCTGGCCGACGGGCGGGTGCTGGCCGCCGACGCCGTCCTCGTCGGCATCGGTGCCCGTCCGGCCACCGGCTGGCTGGCCGGCTCCGGCGTGGAGCTGGCCGCCGACGGCTCCGTCCTCGCCGACGAGCGGCTGCGCACGTCCGTGCCGGACGTGTACGCCGTCGGGGACTGCGCGTCGTTCCCCTCGGCCCGCTACGGCCGCAGGTTGCTCGTCCACCACTGGG contains the following coding sequences:
- the pknB gene encoding Stk1 family PASTA domain-containing Ser/Thr kinase gives rise to the protein MDATLQDPMIGHVLDGRYRVEARIAAGGMATVYRAVDTRLDRVLALKVMHPSLAHDGSFVERFIREARAVARLDHPNVVGVFDQGMDGSYVYLAMEYVAGCTLRDVLVRRGALQPRAALDILEPILAALGAAHRAGLVHRDVKPENVLIGDDGRVKVADFGLVRAVDAQTALSTTSVMGTVSYLSPEHIEHGITDTSADVYACGVMLYEMLTGRKPHTGTTPAQVLYQHLREDVPPPSDAVPGLARPLDALVARGTARDASARPADAAVMLAELRAVRAGLTVADLDLVPPQARADDGGGDRATTVLPRVGRRGGRRGGARADAAEHTSVLPSAPLLPRLEEEEEPPAGPHRRATAPRGGGRRSPGLLVGLVLLLVVGVGAGVWYINSGQFTRTPSVLRLPLAEAERRLDEAGLRTRVEEVHSASVDEGLIVSSDPGPGTRVRGNATVTIRVSQGPDVVAVPELEGVPLADARRRLTDAELEPTTVTREFSSSVDRGAVIRTEPPAGTERRPGTAIELVVSKGERVEVPDVAGADREDARKTLERAGFEVEFSAERAHSAQEPGTVARQSPRAGATAAEGDTVTLTVSKGPESVTVPDVVGQDQDAAVAALEEAGFKVTVRNLFFLGTVFNQSVDGGEKAPKGSSITIWVR
- a CDS encoding thiazole synthase; the protein is MTTDTPTVRAADDPLRIGDLTLSSRLIMGTGGAPSLETMERALIASGTELTTVAMRRVDASVHGSVLSVLDRLGIRVLPNTAGCFTAGEAVLTARLAREALGTELVKLEVIADERTLLPDPVETLDAAETLVDDGFTVLPYTNDDPVLARRLEDVGCAAIMPLGSPIGSGLGIRNPHNFQLITERAGVPVVLDAGAGTASDVALAMELGCAAVMLASAVTRAQEPVLMAAAMRHAVEAGRLARRAGRIPRRHFAQASSPADGVADLDPERPAFTH
- the thiO gene encoding glycine oxidase ThiO; its protein translation is MHVVMVGGGVIGLVTAWRAAQRGMRVTVVDPAPGGGAARVAAGMLAAVTELHFGEERLLALNLASAEGYADFAAELTEATGQDVGYRACGTLAVALDADDRAHLRDLHALQQRCGLDARWLTGRECRRLEPMLAPGVRGGLRVDGDHQVDPRRLADALLTAGGRAGVTFRRARAERLLLAGDAGGRAVGVALDDGTELGGDTVVLAGGSESGRLAGVPDGVLPPVRPVKGQVLRLRMPEAPGPPFLSRTVRAVVRGGQVYLVPRADGELVIGATSEELGWDTTVTAGGVYELLRDAHELVPGLTELPLVETRAGLRPCSPDNAPVLGPSALPGLQLATGHYRNGVLLTPVTGDALAASLATGVLPDVARPFSPLRFRSGDAASAVPPRQELPV
- a CDS encoding LOG family protein, whose protein sequence is MKICVFLSAADLDERYTAPAREFAELLGQGGHTLVWGGSDVGLMKVVADGVERAGGTLCGVSVEFLAHVARPGVADMVIAEDLGARKALLLEQADAIVVLVGGTGTLDEMTDLLELRRHGLTRKPLVVLNTAGYYDGLRAQLERMEAEGFLSVPLAELVLFAETGRQALDHVAERLRAEERMRGLRRGSGGGGRPARV
- the thiS gene encoding sulfur carrier protein ThiS, translated to MTIRVNGEERSEAAGTTLDALVATLTTAPSGVAAAVNETVVPRGRWATTALAEGDRVEVLTAVQGG
- a CDS encoding DUF4190 domain-containing protein, yielding MSHHPPFGPAYGGSPYAPPRPTNGLAVASLVCALTCLPPVGLVLGVIALVQLRRRHESGKGMAVAGVVVSAVSLVIIAVSVVLAVIAGEEPDEDGRAAGTTAPTRIDPATIEPGDCFNLGTLSSEEETEHGSAGLVPCDEPHQAEAYAVLSMDEGPWPGDDAVAEWVGEHCEQRVDDYILDSWTVPFDVFPYHLQPTSLTWANGDRGVICSYAHEERALEGSLRVDASMLDEEQVFFLTRIGHVDAAYGEQPAFEDLDAQRQWAEDLSGTLTYEADVLHGHDWEDAARKPAAGLVEEIRAAAALWEDASGAADAAAYEDAYDAAFAALDLETEVSLRRALDLESDPSIAFPSDDEYTTEPADEAPAADV
- a CDS encoding NAD(P)/FAD-dependent oxidoreductase, encoding MAGVQTAVQLRELGWSGSVTLLGAERHRPYDRPPLSKAVLSGKAEGSAFDVDFDALGVRLELDRRVTGLRPDAHEVDTARGPVPYDRLVVATGAEPVPLPGGADVPGVHLLRTLDDVELLRPVLGGRRRVVIVGAGWIGAEFATAAREAGCPVTVVEAAGQPLSGALPADIAARMRGWYAESGAELITGVPVARVRAEPDRKVELADGRVLAADAVLVGIGARPATGWLAGSGVELAADGSVLADERLRTSVPDVYAVGDCASFPSARYGRRLLVHHWDNARGGPRAVAVGLVGDAGQAVAAGSEVYDPVPYFWSEQFGRFVQYAGHHGAADEVLWRGDPDGVSWAVCWLRDGVLDALLAVGRPRDLAQGRKLIRQRVALDRALAADPAVPLKRAALAPGRQASPFGAAG